One bacterium DNA window includes the following coding sequences:
- the nadA gene encoding quinolinate synthase NadA, whose amino-acid sequence MNKNLVEKILELKKKRNAVILVHNYQIGEVQDIADYIGDSLGLSQTASKTNADVIVFCGVRFMAETASILCPDKLVLMPDINAGCPMADMITRDELKAFKKAHPKATVVGYVNTSAEVKTEIDICCTSGNAVKVIESLKDASEIIFVPDKYLGHYVSTKVNRNLILWDGYCPVHSKILPDDITIQRKAHPEAKVIVHPECTLKVIQLADEALSTSGMCEYAKLSGASEIIVGTEVGLLYRLRKENPEKKFYPLSAQAICPNMKLTTLEKALWCLEDMRYEVKVPEDIQIRAKRAVDRMLEVTP is encoded by the coding sequence ATAAATAAAAATTTAGTAGAAAAGATATTAGAATTAAAAAAGAAAAGGAATGCTGTAATCCTTGTCCATAATTACCAAATAGGTGAAGTGCAGGATATTGCTGACTATATTGGTGATTCTTTAGGATTAAGTCAAACAGCCAGCAAGACCAATGCTGATGTAATCGTTTTCTGCGGCGTCCGTTTTATGGCTGAGACAGCATCCATCCTTTGTCCGGACAAACTAGTTCTTATGCCTGATATAAATGCCGGGTGTCCTATGGCTGATATGATTACCAGAGACGAGCTAAAAGCTTTTAAAAAAGCACATCCAAAAGCAACTGTAGTAGGTTATGTCAATACTTCTGCTGAGGTTAAGACAGAGATTGATATCTGCTGTACTTCCGGAAATGCCGTTAAGGTAATAGAGTCCTTAAAGGATGCATCAGAGATTATCTTTGTCCCTGATAAATATTTGGGACATTATGTGTCTACAAAAGTTAATCGAAATCTAATTCTTTGGGATGGTTATTGTCCTGTTCACTCTAAGATTCTACCTGATGATATTACAATACAAAGAAAAGCCCATCCTGAAGCGAAAGTTATTGTTCATCCTGAGTGCACACTCAAAGTAATTCAACTCGCTGATGAAGCTCTCTCTACCAGTGGAATGTGTGAGTACGCAAAACTGTCCGGAGCTTCTGAGATAATTGTAGGCACTGAGGTAGGACTGCTCTATAGATTACGCAAAGAAAACCCTGAAAAGAAATTCTACCCTCTTTCAGCTCAAGCCATATGCCCAAACATGAAACTGACCACCTTGGAAAAAGCATTATGGTGCTTAGAAGATATGCGTTATGAGGTCAAAGTCCCTGAAGATATTCAAATCAGAGCCAAGAGAGCAGTAGATAGAATGTTAGAGGTGACACCTTGA
- the mnmA gene encoding tRNA 2-thiouridine(34) synthase MnmA, producing the protein MGKRVVVAMSGGVDSSVTAALLKDEGFEVIGITMHIWERSKDWDGCCGAEGIEDAKRVAHKLGIPHYVLNLRDVFQDMVISNFCEEYKAGRTPNPCIRCNKYIKFDALAKKAKELGANYIATGHYSRIQRMESRGQRAEDRYVLKKGIDTKKDQSYVLYTMTQEQLKYTLMPLGDLTKERVRKIAKEKNLHVVNSPESQEICFIPDNNYGEFVKKCVSEEIKPGPIINKEGKVIGEHRGIIFYTIGQRKGMGIADKNPLYVIAIDKKNNAIRAGKEEELYTNELIADNMNFINIGKLETPIKVEAKIRYLHQPSQATVIPLNEGKVKVKFDAPQRAVTPGQAVVFYNGEEVIGGGTIIQN; encoded by the coding sequence ATGGGAAAAAGAGTAGTTGTGGCAATGAGCGGTGGAGTGGATTCATCTGTTACTGCCGCTTTACTTAAAGATGAGGGATTTGAAGTTATCGGCATTACTATGCATATCTGGGAGCGTTCCAAAGATTGGGATGGCTGTTGCGGCGCAGAGGGCATTGAGGATGCAAAGAGAGTAGCTCACAAGTTGGGAATCCCTCATTATGTGTTAAATCTCAGGGATGTTTTTCAAGATATGGTGATTTCCAACTTCTGCGAGGAGTACAAGGCAGGAAGAACACCAAACCCTTGTATCAGATGCAATAAATACATAAAGTTTGACGCTTTAGCTAAAAAAGCAAAAGAGTTAGGTGCAAATTATATCGCTACAGGCCACTATTCAAGGATACAGAGGATGGAGAGCAGAGGACAGAGGGCAGAGGACAGATATGTCCTTAAAAAAGGGATTGATACTAAAAAAGATCAGTCCTATGTGTTATATACAATGACTCAGGAACAGTTGAAATACACTTTAATGCCTCTGGGAGATCTTACTAAAGAGCGAGTAAGGAAGATTGCTAAAGAGAAAAATTTACATGTGGTCAATAGCCCGGAATCTCAGGAAATATGTTTCATTCCTGATAATAACTATGGAGAGTTCGTTAAGAAATGTGTTTCTGAAGAGATAAAACCCGGTCCTATCATAAATAAAGAAGGGAAAGTTATCGGAGAGCACAGAGGAATTATTTTTTATACCATTGGACAACGCAAAGGAATGGGGATAGCGGATAAGAACCCTTTATACGTAATTGCTATTGACAAGAAGAACAATGCCATTAGGGCAGGCAAGGAAGAAGAGCTCTATACAAATGAATTAATTGCCGATAATATGAATTTTATAAATATAGGTAAATTGGAAACCCCTATTAAAGTGGAAGCAAAGATAAGATACCTGCATCAGCCCTCGCAGGCAACTGTCATTCCGTTAAACGAAGGCAAGGTTAAGGTAAAGTTTGATGCTCCTCAGCGAGCAGTTACACCAGGGCAGGCAGTGGTATTTTACAACGGGGAAGAAGTTATCGGAGGAGGAACGATAATACAAAATTAA